The following DNA comes from Cucumis sativus cultivar 9930 chromosome 7, Cucumber_9930_V3, whole genome shotgun sequence.
AGTGCTTGGTTAAATGTTGTATAAGATATGGTGTGAGATTAGCTAGGATGCACGTATAGTTACGTAGATGAACTTAatctttttcctctttggATATAGTCAATTTGAGCACAATCTAAATATTTGGACATCTATTtgcattcaattttttttttttttctgcagGAAGAGACTAAATCTCAAGTACGATCATCATCTAAGATCTTAACATAGTTGAACTCTCCAATTAAGCCTAAAGACTTAAACCCAAGCTTTTGCTGCCCAATGGTACCTTAGGGTTGTTTGATTGCAGTCCATTAGGTTACTGTAAAAAATCTATAAGTTTCTTATAGTGAAACAGACTGATCTTATTCTCATATTGTTGTAATAAGAATGAATAAAACACATCAACTTCATTGCACACTGTTCACACAATTGCAAACTAAACTTCAGTGATACAACAATCAATTCAAATAGTTCAAAGGGAAACTGAAAGTTGAAATCaggaaggaaaggaaaaaaaacatcaattcaAGAAAAACTTGGGATGGGACTGGCATGAGTGGCATTCACAACCATAGTTGAGGACATCATTTCAGTGAATTCTTGATTCTAGTGGACGCTGTTCTAATCTCTGATTCAATTCCATGGCCAAGCATTCCTTCAGTTCTATCACTACTTGATTCATCGTTGGCCTTTCACTGGAGTTTTCTGATATGCAAGCCAAGGCTAGTCTCACAGCCTTCCAAACAGAGTTACTTTCATATGCTTCTTTTAATCTTGGGTCAACTATATTCTTGATATTTCTCTGAGCAACCATGGTGCGCATCCATTTGGCTATGTAATTCATTTCTGGGTCTTCGATGTTGGAAATTACTGGTCTGCAACTAATTACTTCCATTAAGGAAACTCCAAAACCATACACATCGCTTTTTTCAGTTAGCCTGTTTGATGTATAGTACCTGACAGACAAGCCACCGATGTTTgttaacttcatttttcttttcctaactTATGTATTTGAGAAGTAGTGGATTGAAAAATGTAGGAACTTACTCTGGATCAAGATAACCCGGAGTGCCAACAATAATAGTGCTCATGTAGGAGTTGTCATCTGTTGGGTAAGTCTTTGAAAGACCAAAATCAGAAAGTTTGGCGTTGAGTTTTTCTGTCAATAAGATGTTCGTTGTTTTCACATCCCTGTGGACTATTGGTGGCTTACAACCATGATGTAGATACTCCAGTCCTGCGTATTTATTTTGCAATATTAAACACTTCTTAAGTTTTTCTCTCTGGAATGCCAATAACGTGTTTGCCGAAAGTTAAAAGGAATTATGAACTTATTCCACACACCTTGAGCTGCATCTATTGCAATCCGAAGTCTGTCTTCCCAGCTTAAGATACTTGTGCTTTTCTCTGTGTTAGACAAGCAAAACGTGTTTAAGCTTCCGGTTTTGGTTTctaaagttgaatttgatgtacattttcatttcataaattgGGTTGTGAAGCATGTGTTGTAACATGTATCTTGTAGCTAGAGCTAGAAGATTACCAGAAAGATGCTCGGCCAGGTTTCCTCTGGCCATGTACTCATAAATGAGGCCAAGGTGATCTCCATCATTCATATACCCTACAAGGTTTGTTAAGTTTCTGTGGTGAACTCTCATAAGAATTGTAACCTGAAAGAAAGTGGAAATTAATTCCAGTTTAGGAAAGAAGTATGAGCTAACTTTTTCTGaaaattagatattatatCTTAGGCGCATACCTCTGCTTGAAACTGACTGTAGCCTTGTACTGCTGATGGAGAAATCATCTTCACAGCCACTTGAGTCTCATCTAGCACTCCATAGTAAACCATCCCGAAACCTCCCTTACCAAGAACCTTCTCAAAATTGTTGGTTATCATCACAACTTCTGCAAAAGTAAGCTGTCGTCTCCTTGTCTCCAAGGAACTGCCTAATTGGGTGTATGCCTTTGTGGGATTCCCTATCAAAGCAACATCATCACCTTGTTGTTTCTTATTTGATTTAGCAATCCAATAGACAATCACTGCAATTATGAGGAATGCAAGCAATCCACCCACTGAGGCTACTGCTGGAATGATTATATTGTTGCTTTTCTTCCTCTCAGGTGTCATATTTGTGCATGAatctaaacataaatttggATTGCCTAATGTTCTGTCATGAAATACTATTTGTTAgtccaaaactaaatttttatcaCGGACATAGATGTTATATGTATGAAGAGGAAAGCAAGTTCATGTTCCCTCCCTATAGTGGACCTTAATGTAAGACCGTTCTTCTGTCTTTTTTTAAGCTCGGGTGGAAGAGAGCCTGTGAGATTGTTATTCTCTAAGTTTCTgcgaagagaaaaaagaatggtttaatttctatattagGGTTAATTTGTgcttcacttttttcttttggatttaCTTACAGGACTGTTAGGTGTTTCAACTCGGACAGAAATGTAGGTACTTCTCCTGTCAAGTAATTATTGGACAAATccctaaaaatataatttcattatttttagcATTAGTTTAATCATATTGATCTAAATACTTATGAAGAGATTCTTACAATGTTTGTAACATGGGTAGACTGATTATGTACGGAGATATCTCACCCTTCAATTTGCTTGAAGACAAGTTCCTGGTATAACAGAGTTCTATCATCTCTCACAAGAATTGTAGCTAGTAGTATAGTTAAATCTCTCATATACACTTTACAGTAACTTTGGCTAGTAGTTGATAGAATTGAACTTTGTTTGTCACTTTGCAACTGAAGATGTAAACTTACAGTGATGTGATTCTAGGGATTGGATCAGAGCTGCAACTCAAACCACTCCATGGATATCCACTTGGCAGACATGGGTCTCCTACCCAATTTTTGATTACTCCATAAGTTGACTGAACATTACTGATTGCATCCActgattttttcaatatatcgTCCATTAGTCTAAAGTAAtgagtaaaaattaaaataaaacccaTAAAATGTTATACCATCTCCATCGTATGATTCGATTTTTGAGATTGTCATCATAGTATAAATTTCTAAAGCATTGATGATTGGAGGAAGAGTTGAATTGTCAATTGGGAAGATGGATATATGATGTTTTGATGTTGTTATTAAAGGAAATAGGAATGAAGTATCTGTTATTGTGCCTAAATATTTAGGAATAATAGGTCCAGTCATGTATTCATCATAAGTGATATTAAATCCCCTGAATTCGTTGCTTTGAAGCTGTTCAAGTTCAGCAAAGTATAAATATGCATAAAATTCATCACTTCCGTTTCTTGAGTCCCATGAGAAATTAAGGTACTGGATCCCTTTCTTTGAAGTTGCAGCAGTTTGCATGACTACAACCGGTGTGTCCTCCAAGTTGTCAGTAACTATGGAATCCAGGGTACTTAGTGGTGTATAGTTATTATCTTCATATGTTTCCCACACTCGGTCATAAGGATCATCAGGAAACCTAAATGAATATAGCATGTTTCAAAGTGACtttttatccttaaaaatCACTCTCAAACATATTACTATTTAGGAAAATCAACTGTTCTATAGCATGCATGAACTAACCTGTACTGCTGATTTGTTATTGACCCCATATCGTATCGTTTATAAAGGCGCAAGGAATAAGATAGAGGTGAGTAACTGGAATAAGGAAGTTCTCTAAACTCTAATGTTGAGATGAATGGTATTCCATAGCCAATGTTGATTAGACAGATTGAGAATTTATCTACTGAAGGTGTGTGCATCATTTCTGTGTAGTAGTAGCTGTCATCCACTGTTGTCCATCGAGTATTGCCTAAATACAGGTCAAATTGTGGAGTTTTATTGAGCCCATCATAATTTCCGTATAAGAAACTTGCTCGAATCAAATATTCGGTGTCTTTACTGGCACTTATATTGTAACAATTTCTAATATATTGAGAAAAACTTCTCAGAGTCCAGAGTGATTGTTCATAGTTCTTGAACTCAGGTGCTACTCTGCTACTTTCCCCTGTCTTTATAAAGCTTTCATCTGATATATACTTGATCTTTGTCTTTGAATCGATGTAGCCTGATGAATTTGCTGGTAGACCACAATCTAGACTAACAAAGCCTGGAGAACCAAAGCAACATAATGACTTCAAGAGAATGTTCATATAGAGTCTAAGGTATGGAAGTTGAGAAAATTACCGAATTGATCTTGAGCTTGAACATGGAGTACAAAAGAACTTAACAGGAGCCAAATTGATATTGCAATTTCCATTTGGTATCTCTCAACTTTAGCTCTTGAAGATAGGGTAGTTTGTTGGTTATTTCTGTTTTATCACACtgattaaatatatttgatgcGAATTCAACCATTCCTATGGTTTTTCATTTGCTGAAATGccattttcaaatgaaaatgaaattttggttagacttacaaaaataaataaacaaacaaacaagaatGTCGTACTATCGAtatcttaaaaaatgtagCATTACTTGAAAGTGATAGTTAGGAATGCACAAAGAACATGCGGTTTGAAGTGTCTACTCTTATGGTactaaaaaatgtcaaattatgTGCTAACGATCAAGAGGTCTATGATTCAAATTCCCCTACTACTAttatcctaaaaaaaaaaaaaaaaagttaaaattccCCTTCCAttattatacttaaaaaaaaattaagtttaggAAATTTCCACCcattaaagttttgaaaacaaaaaagtagtATGTAAAGTTTAccatcatatattttttttataattgtattaaaaaatctaaGTTGATAAGATTGATTAGTTCATCCAACAGTTGACAGAATCAAAGTCCACTACATCAACTCTGTTGGCAAACATTAGGTGgaattatgaattatataagATCACCAGGTCTCCTCCATTTAAGGCCAAAGACCATTTAATAATAGATATGAGGATATAACTATCTAtgatgttttttcttccttatgaaaatgtttgccttaattttatacaaatatttgtgGAAGTCTTGATAGTTATTCCTGAAAAAGACTATTTAAAAGTACAATAATCAAAGCttgtattataatatatacatagtCAAACTCTTATCTGTTTGGTCTTAGCTTTAatctactttaatttttacaatcATTCTTCTATAtccaaatatcatttttaaaaattaatttcttagtTGTACTAACTAACAATATATAATCAGTTAAATTTGACGATTTGAGTAACCTACTAATCATCAAATGAAAGCTCATCAGTACAACCCGAAGTTTTGTTCCAATACATTTCTTCTTACGTGACTACCAATAAAATACAAGAAATACATAGATGATTTGATCATATATTgctaaataacaaataaaagatcCATATTATCAAAGTTCATGAATGATCGGAGATGAACTCAACCTCACTTCaatgaaatttgttgaatCAAGCCATGTGGACTCAGTTCCATGGCTGAAGCAATCTTTGAGTTCCTCCATAACGTTGCTCTAATCTTGGATTGACTTCATTGCAAATTCAACTTAAGTAATACCACAAAACACATCTAACCAATTTTTGTACTAAATTTCATCATCTCCAACTATTTATTTGATGAAATGAAGAGTGGATACAACCAGAAAATACTTGAGGTGAAGTCAATTGCTAGAATATTTT
Coding sequences within:
- the LOC101206687 gene encoding LOW QUALITY PROTEIN: probable LRR receptor-like serine/threonine-protein kinase At1g51820 (The sequence of the model RefSeq protein was modified relative to this genomic sequence to represent the inferred CDS: deleted 1 base in 1 codon; substituted 1 base at 1 genomic stop codon) → MEIAISIWLLLSSFVLHVQAQDQFGFVSLDCGLPANSSGYIDSKTKIKYISDESFIKTGESSRVAPEFKNYEQSLWTLRSFSQYIRNCYNISASKDTEYLIRASFLYGNYDGLNKTPQFDLYLGNTRWTTVDDSYYYTEMMHTPSVDKFSICLINIGYGIPFISTLEFRELPYSSYSPLSYSLRLYKRYDMGSITNQQYRFPDDPYDRVWETYEDNNYTPLSTLDSIVTDNLEDTPVVVMQTAATSKKGIQYLNFSWDSRNGSDEFYAYLYFAELEQLQSNEFRGFNITYDEYMTGPIIPKYLGTITDTSFLFPLITTSKHHISIFPIDNSTLPPIINALEIYTMMTISKIESYDGDGITFYGFYFNFYSLLXTKDDILKKSVDAISNVQSTYGVIKNWVGDPCLPSGYPWSGLSCSSDPIPRITSLNLSSSKLKGEISPYIISLPMLQTLDLSNNYLTGEVPTFLSELKHLTVLNLENNNLTGSLPPELKKRQKNGLTLRTLGNPNLCLDSCTNMTPERKKSNNIIIPAVASVGGLLAFLIIAVIVYWIAKSNKKQQGDDVALIGNPTKAYTQLGSSLETRRRQLTFAEVVMITNNFEKVLGKGGFGMVYYGVLDETQVAVKMISPSAVQGYSQFQAEVTILMRVHHRNLTNLVGYMNDGDHLGLIYEYMARGNLAEHLSEKSTSILSWEDRLRIAIDAAQGLEYLHHGCKPPIVHRDVKTTNILLTEKLNAKLSDFGLSKTYPTDDNSYMSTIIVGTPGYLDPEYYTSNRLTEKSDVYGFGVSLMEVISCRPVISNIEDPEMNYIAKWMRTMVAQRNIKNIVDPRLKEAYESNSVWKAVRLALACISENSSERPTMNQVVIELKECLAMELNQRLEQRPLESRIH